In Candidatus Methanomethylophilus alvi Mx1201, a genomic segment contains:
- a CDS encoding sirohydrochlorin chelatase: protein MTKGVLLIGYGTRKGNLEEILGRQLARLEARGRDRVYLAYFRVSEPSIEDALRRMAADGVDEVLAVPYYIAEGRLTYELIPGKMGVPIGGNGETVVDGRKVRVSMSPAFGMTRVLFNILCDRIAESGCGKDDGILVIGHGSRDVSSSNRAIIAMNADRLRKIGYSHVAYAFNEFDEPAIGDAVSGLVSEGVEKIAVLPLFIAMGVHLCEEVAEKIGIPPYSDGGDIDAGGRKVSVRYMRPVEDDPRLLELIDSEIADFYGD from the coding sequence ATGACCAAAGGAGTACTGTTGATAGGCTACGGCACGCGCAAGGGCAACCTGGAGGAGATCCTCGGCAGACAGCTGGCAAGGCTGGAGGCCCGTGGGAGGGACCGGGTCTATCTCGCGTACTTCAGGGTGAGCGAGCCCTCCATAGAGGACGCACTGCGCAGGATGGCCGCCGACGGCGTCGACGAGGTCCTCGCCGTCCCCTACTACATCGCCGAGGGGAGGCTCACATACGAGCTCATCCCCGGGAAGATGGGCGTACCCATCGGCGGCAACGGCGAGACCGTCGTGGACGGCAGGAAGGTCAGGGTCTCCATGTCCCCGGCCTTCGGTATGACGCGCGTCCTGTTCAACATCCTGTGCGACAGGATAGCGGAGTCGGGATGCGGGAAGGACGACGGGATCCTCGTAATAGGCCACGGGTCCCGCGACGTGAGCAGCAGCAACAGGGCGATCATCGCCATGAATGCGGACCGTCTGCGCAAGATAGGGTATTCCCACGTGGCCTATGCCTTCAACGAGTTCGACGAGCCCGCCATAGGGGATGCGGTGTCCGGGCTCGTATCGGAAGGTGTGGAGAAGATAGCGGTACTCCCCCTGTTCATAGCCATGGGGGTCCATCTCTGCGAGGAGGTCGCGGAGAAGATAGGCATCCCGCCGTACTCCGACGGCGGGGATATCGATGCGGGCGGAAGGAAGGTCTCCGTCAGATACATGAGGCCGGTCGAGGACGACCCCCGCCTGCTCGAGCTGATAGATTCGGAGATAGCCGATTTCTACGGTGACTGA
- a CDS encoding nucleotide-binding protein: MRRIAIYGKGGIGKSTTSSNITDALAESGKKVIQIGCDPKADSTRLLTGTDRPVTVLDLMRDGRELVLEDFVREGRHGCLCVECGGPRPGMGCAGRGIMAAFAEMERLDAIAEYDPDVIIYDVLGDVVCGGFAMPIRNGYARDVFVVTSGEMMSLYAAGNIAEAVNGFKDDGYARFGGLIQNSRNVKDEDSLVDAMAAEIGSRTVFRLPRSPEVQLCEGKGTTVISGAPDSEMAEEYRRLAHTLMELSEDVSGGMRLGGLATGCDCND; encoded by the coding sequence ATGCGCAGGATCGCCATATACGGCAAGGGCGGAATAGGGAAGTCGACGACATCCTCCAACATAACGGATGCCCTCGCCGAGAGCGGGAAGAAGGTCATCCAGATCGGATGCGACCCCAAGGCGGACTCCACGCGCCTCCTCACCGGCACCGACAGGCCGGTCACCGTCCTCGACCTTATGAGGGACGGCAGGGAACTCGTATTGGAGGACTTCGTACGCGAGGGCAGGCACGGGTGCCTGTGCGTCGAGTGCGGAGGGCCCCGCCCGGGGATGGGCTGTGCGGGACGCGGTATCATGGCCGCCTTCGCCGAGATGGAGAGGCTCGACGCCATCGCCGAGTATGACCCAGACGTGATAATATACGATGTCCTGGGGGACGTCGTGTGCGGCGGGTTCGCCATGCCTATAAGGAACGGCTACGCCCGCGACGTCTTCGTCGTGACCTCGGGGGAGATGATGTCTCTCTACGCGGCCGGCAACATCGCCGAAGCCGTAAACGGGTTCAAGGACGACGGCTACGCCCGTTTCGGAGGTCTCATCCAGAACTCCAGGAACGTGAAGGACGAGGATTCCCTGGTCGACGCCATGGCGGCGGAGATCGGCAGCAGGACGGTATTCAGGCTCCCAAGGAGTCCGGAGGTCCAGCTGTGCGAGGGGAAGGGCACCACCGTCATATCCGGTGCCCCGGACTCGGAGATGGCAGAGGAATACAGGAGGCTGGCACATACCCTCATGGAGCTTTCGGAGGATGTCTCCGGAGGCATGAGGCTAGGCGGCCTTGCGACAGGTTGTGATTGCAATGACTAA
- a CDS encoding sirohydrochlorin chelatase: MIAGYGTRKGNLEEILERQAARMRARGIANVYIGYFRVSSPSIPEALEQMAADGVDDVLVMPYYIAEGRLTYELIPGKLGISGNVGTVDVKGKNVKVRMAPAFGNNPVLADIVCDRVADAGGDFDDGVMVIGHGSRDSVSSNKDIMEMNADRLRRRGFKNVAYTFNEFCEPTIADAVGSLAAAGVDRIIAVPLFVAMGLHLGEEVPEQIGIPAYSQGGEITAGGRKIEVRYTRPVEDDARLLETMVAGAKNFYGM; this comes from the coding sequence ATGATAGCAGGCTACGGCACCAGGAAAGGCAACTTGGAAGAGATCCTCGAGAGGCAGGCCGCCCGCATGAGGGCGAGGGGCATCGCCAACGTATACATCGGATACTTCCGCGTGAGCTCCCCCTCCATCCCCGAGGCCCTCGAGCAGATGGCCGCCGACGGAGTCGACGACGTCCTCGTGATGCCCTACTACATCGCAGAGGGAAGGCTCACATACGAGCTCATCCCCGGAAAGCTCGGCATCTCCGGGAATGTAGGGACCGTCGACGTCAAGGGGAAGAACGTGAAGGTCCGCATGGCCCCCGCATTCGGGAACAACCCGGTCCTGGCCGACATCGTCTGCGACAGGGTCGCCGACGCCGGAGGGGACTTCGACGACGGGGTCATGGTCATCGGCCACGGTTCCAGGGATTCCGTCTCCAGCAACAAGGACATAATGGAGATGAACGCGGACCGCCTCAGGAGGAGGGGGTTCAAGAACGTCGCCTACACCTTCAACGAGTTCTGCGAGCCCACCATCGCCGACGCCGTCGGATCCCTCGCGGCCGCAGGGGTGGACAGGATAATCGCCGTACCTCTGTTCGTCGCGATGGGTCTGCACCTCGGCGAGGAGGTCCCCGAGCAGATCGGCATCCCCGCCTACTCCCAGGGAGGGGAGATAACCGCAGGCGGGAGGAAGATCGAGGTCAGGTACACCAGGCCCGTCGAGGACGACGCCCGCCTTCTGGAGACGATGGTCGCCGGAGCCAAAAACTTCTACGGCATGTAA